A window of Streptomyces sp. DG1A-41 contains these coding sequences:
- a CDS encoding GNAT family N-acetyltransferase, producing MQTSPDRHEYPAHWEADVVLRDGGTARIRPITVDDAERLVSFYEQVSDESKYYRFFAPYPRLSAKDVHRFTHHDFVDRVGLAATVGGEFIATVRYDRIGADGTPASAPADEAEVAFLVQDAHQGRGVASALLEHIAAVARERGIRRFAAEVLPANSKMIKVFTDAGYTQKRSFEDGVVRLEFDLEPTDRSLAVQYAREHRAEARSVQRLLAPGSVAVIGAGRTPGGVGRSVLGNIRDAGYTGRLYAVNKALPEGQKELDGVPAHRSVRDIDGPVDLAVVAVPAEHVPEVVTECGEHGVQGLVVVSAGYAESGPEGRERQRALVRHARTYGMRIIGPNAFGIINTSPRVRLNASLAPEVPRPGRIGLFAQSGAIGIALLSRLHRRGGGVTGVTGVSTFVSSGNRADVSGNDVLQYWYEDPDTDVVLMYLESIGNPRKFTRLARRTAAAKPLVVVQGARHGAAPQGHAVRATRLPHATVSALLRQAGVIRVDTITELVDAGLLLARQPLPAGPRVAILGNSESLGLLTYEACLAEGLRPHPPQDLTTAASAADFHTALSRALADDRCDAVVVTAIPAVGEGSVADAALADALRSAAAAAPAKPVLVVHVELGGLAEALSAAASTAPQADADNPPRTSPAGPRLTPRPTPPEEPSEDSHLIPAYPAAERAVRALAQAVSYAQWRRDAADPGKVPEYEDIDEKGAATLIDGLLARGQGLTLGTEETCDLLGHYGIPVHRALPAPTPDAAAEAARTLGYPVALKATAPHLRHRADLGGVRLDLADEDQLRRSYTELTELFGAPEELHPVVQRMAPRGVDVVVRAVIDPAAGAVLSFGLAGAASQLLGDTGHRLIPVTDKEATSLVRSIRTAPLLFGWRGSAPADTRALEQLLLRVSRLVDDHPEVVAVTLEPVVVASHGLSVLGASVRLAPPPARDDLGPRTLPAY from the coding sequence CGGTGGTACCGCGCGCATCCGGCCCATCACCGTTGATGACGCCGAGCGCCTGGTCAGCTTCTACGAGCAGGTCTCCGACGAGTCGAAGTACTACCGCTTCTTCGCGCCGTACCCTCGCCTGTCCGCCAAGGACGTCCACCGCTTCACGCACCACGACTTTGTGGACCGGGTGGGACTCGCGGCCACAGTCGGCGGCGAGTTCATCGCCACCGTACGCTACGACCGGATCGGCGCGGACGGAACGCCCGCGTCCGCGCCCGCCGACGAGGCCGAGGTCGCCTTCCTCGTGCAGGACGCCCACCAAGGCCGAGGCGTCGCCTCCGCTCTCCTCGAACACATCGCCGCCGTCGCCCGCGAGCGCGGCATCCGCCGCTTCGCCGCCGAGGTACTGCCCGCCAACAGCAAAATGATCAAGGTGTTCACGGACGCCGGGTACACCCAGAAGCGCAGCTTCGAGGACGGCGTCGTCCGTCTGGAGTTCGACCTCGAACCCACCGACCGCTCCCTCGCCGTGCAGTACGCGCGCGAGCACCGTGCCGAGGCGCGGTCCGTGCAGCGGCTGCTCGCGCCCGGCTCGGTCGCCGTCATCGGCGCCGGGCGCACGCCGGGCGGCGTGGGCCGCAGCGTCCTCGGCAACATCCGCGACGCCGGATACACCGGCCGCCTCTACGCCGTGAACAAGGCACTCCCCGAGGGGCAGAAGGAGCTCGACGGGGTGCCCGCCCACCGCTCGGTGCGGGACATCGACGGCCCGGTCGACCTCGCGGTCGTCGCCGTGCCGGCCGAACACGTCCCCGAGGTCGTCACCGAGTGCGGCGAACACGGCGTGCAGGGGCTGGTCGTGGTCTCCGCCGGGTACGCCGAGAGCGGCCCCGAGGGGCGCGAACGCCAGCGCGCCCTCGTGCGGCACGCGCGCACGTACGGCATGCGGATCATCGGACCGAACGCCTTCGGCATCATCAACACCTCCCCGCGGGTACGGCTCAACGCCTCCCTCGCCCCCGAGGTGCCGCGCCCGGGCCGCATCGGCCTGTTCGCCCAGTCCGGCGCCATCGGCATCGCGCTGCTGTCCCGGCTGCACCGGCGCGGCGGCGGCGTCACGGGCGTGACCGGCGTCTCCACCTTCGTCTCCTCCGGCAACCGGGCCGACGTCTCCGGCAACGACGTCCTCCAGTACTGGTACGAGGACCCCGACACCGACGTCGTCCTCATGTACCTGGAGTCCATCGGCAACCCCCGCAAGTTCACCCGCCTCGCCCGCCGGACCGCCGCCGCGAAGCCGCTGGTCGTGGTCCAGGGCGCCCGGCACGGAGCGGCTCCCCAGGGGCACGCCGTACGGGCGACCCGGCTGCCGCACGCGACCGTCTCCGCGCTGCTGCGGCAGGCCGGCGTCATTCGGGTCGACACCATCACCGAGCTGGTGGACGCCGGGCTGCTCCTCGCCCGCCAGCCGCTGCCGGCCGGGCCCCGGGTGGCGATCCTCGGCAACTCCGAGTCGCTCGGCCTGCTCACGTACGAGGCCTGTCTCGCCGAGGGGCTGCGGCCGCACCCCCCGCAGGACCTGACCACGGCGGCCTCCGCCGCGGACTTCCACACGGCCCTGTCGCGGGCGCTCGCCGACGACCGGTGCGACGCCGTGGTGGTCACCGCCATACCGGCGGTGGGGGAGGGCTCGGTCGCGGACGCGGCCCTCGCCGACGCGCTGCGCTCCGCGGCGGCCGCCGCACCGGCCAAGCCGGTCCTGGTCGTGCACGTGGAGCTGGGCGGTCTGGCAGAGGCCCTGTCGGCGGCGGCGAGCACCGCACCGCAGGCCGACGCGGACAATCCGCCGCGAACCAGCCCAGCCGGCCCTCGGCTCACCCCCCGCCCGACGCCTCCCGAAGAACCCTCGGAGGACTCCCACCTCATCCCCGCCTACCCCGCCGCCGAACGTGCCGTCCGTGCCCTGGCTCAGGCCGTCAGCTACGCGCAGTGGCGGCGCGACGCCGCCGACCCCGGCAAGGTGCCCGAGTACGAGGACATCGACGAGAAGGGCGCCGCCACGCTGATCGACGGGCTCCTCGCGCGCGGGCAGGGACTCACCCTCGGCACGGAAGAGACCTGCGACCTGCTCGGCCACTACGGCATCCCCGTCCACCGCGCCCTGCCCGCCCCGACCCCCGACGCCGCCGCCGAGGCCGCCCGGACCCTCGGCTACCCCGTCGCCCTCAAGGCCACCGCCCCGCACCTGCGGCACCGCGCCGACTTGGGCGGTGTACGCCTCGACCTCGCGGACGAGGACCAACTGCGGCGGTCGTACACCGAGTTGACCGAGCTGTTCGGAGCGCCCGAGGAGCTGCATCCCGTCGTGCAGCGGATGGCGCCGCGCGGCGTGGACGTCGTGGTACGGGCCGTGATCGACCCCGCGGCCGGAGCCGTGCTCTCCTTCGGGCTCGCCGGGGCCGCCTCGCAGTTGCTCGGGGACACGGGTCACCGGCTGATCCCGGTCACCGACAAGGAGGCGACCTCGCTGGTGCGCTCGATCCGCACCGCACCCCTGCTGTTCGGCTGGCGCGGCTCCGCACCGGCCGACACCCGCGCCCTGGAGCAGCTGCTGCTGCGGGTGTCCCGGCTGGTCGACGACCACCCCGAGGTCGTCGCGGTCACCCTGGAGCCGGTCGTCGTCGCCTCGCACGGCCTGAGCGTCCTGGGCGCCTCCGTCCGCCTCGCGCCACCGCCCGCCCGCGACGACCTCGGCCCGCGGACCCTCCCCGCGTACTGA
- a CDS encoding DUF5998 family protein produces MGVMAKTSTTTQGLRAAIERSGYYPALVAEAVEAAVGGEPIRSYLVHQETTFDQNEVRRHVTVLVLTDHRFIVSHTDEQAADSTSPTPYATTSTESVKLSRISSIVVSRVVANPESYKPGTLPREVVLTIGWGAVSRIDLEPAACGDPNCEADHGYTGNSTADDLSLRVSEAGDGPETVRQALAFAQALSEATADSAH; encoded by the coding sequence ATGGGCGTCATGGCCAAGACCAGTACGACGACCCAGGGGCTGCGGGCGGCGATCGAGCGCAGCGGCTACTACCCGGCCCTCGTGGCCGAGGCGGTGGAAGCCGCCGTGGGCGGCGAGCCGATCCGGTCGTACCTGGTCCACCAGGAGACGACGTTCGACCAGAACGAGGTGCGGCGGCACGTGACGGTGCTCGTCCTCACGGACCACCGCTTCATCGTCAGCCACACCGACGAGCAAGCCGCCGACAGCACCTCCCCGACGCCGTACGCCACGACGTCGACGGAGTCCGTGAAGCTGAGCCGGATCTCGTCGATCGTGGTCAGCCGCGTGGTCGCCAACCCGGAGTCGTACAAGCCGGGCACGCTGCCCCGTGAGGTCGTCCTCACCATCGGCTGGGGCGCCGTCTCCCGCATCGACCTCGAGCCGGCCGCATGCGGCGACCCCAACTGCGAGGCGGACCACGGCTACACCGGCAACTCGACGGCGGACGACCTCAGCCTGCGCGTCAGCGAGGCCGGGGACGGACCGGAGACCGTGCGCCAGGCACTCGCCTTCGCGCAGGCTCTCTCCGAGGCGACCGCGGACAGCGCACACTGA
- a CDS encoding nucleotide pyrophosphatase/phosphodiesterase family protein → MAQPNTAWDHHPEPLTVTSAPVPEYGSGSLADLLPTLAAGLGVPGMTAAIPELAPADRNCVFLIDGLGWEQLRAHPEDAPFMTSLLATSRGGTGRPLTAGFPATTATSLASVGTGLPPGVHGLPGYTVRNPDTGELMNQLRWQPWAPPGPWQPYPTVFQLAHEAGVHAAQVSSPTFENTPLTRVALSGGTFLGRLTGEDRMDLAAEQLAAGDRSLVYTYFAEVDGAGHRFGVDSDTWRGQLMYADRLVQRLAEQLPPRSALYVTADHGMIDVPFDEQHRIDFDEDWELSAGVALLGGEGRARHVYAVPGAANDVLTCWREVLGEQFWVASRDEAIAAGWFGPQIDERVYGRIGDVVAAARDDVLLIASEREPKESAMVGNHGSMTPAEQLVPLLEVRS, encoded by the coding sequence ATGGCACAGCCGAACACGGCCTGGGACCACCATCCCGAACCGCTCACCGTCACCTCCGCGCCGGTCCCCGAGTACGGCAGCGGTTCCCTCGCCGACCTGCTGCCCACGCTGGCCGCCGGCCTGGGCGTGCCGGGCATGACCGCCGCGATCCCCGAGCTGGCCCCCGCCGACCGGAACTGCGTGTTCCTGATCGACGGTCTCGGCTGGGAGCAGCTCAGGGCGCACCCCGAGGACGCCCCCTTCATGACGTCCCTGCTCGCCACCTCGCGCGGCGGCACCGGACGTCCGCTCACCGCCGGCTTCCCGGCGACCACGGCCACCTCCCTCGCCTCCGTCGGCACCGGCCTGCCGCCCGGTGTGCACGGCCTGCCCGGCTACACCGTGCGCAACCCGGACACCGGCGAGCTGATGAACCAGCTGCGCTGGCAGCCGTGGGCCCCGCCCGGCCCCTGGCAGCCGTACCCGACGGTCTTCCAGCTGGCCCACGAGGCGGGCGTGCACGCCGCGCAGGTGTCGTCCCCGACCTTCGAGAACACCCCGCTGACCAGGGTCGCGCTCAGCGGCGGAACGTTCCTCGGGCGGCTGACCGGCGAGGACCGGATGGACCTGGCGGCCGAGCAACTGGCCGCGGGCGACCGCTCCCTGGTCTACACGTACTTCGCCGAGGTCGACGGCGCCGGCCACCGCTTCGGCGTCGACTCCGACACCTGGCGCGGCCAGCTCATGTACGCCGACCGCCTGGTCCAGCGCCTCGCGGAGCAACTTCCGCCGCGCAGCGCCCTCTACGTCACCGCCGACCACGGCATGATCGACGTGCCGTTCGACGAGCAGCACCGCATCGACTTCGACGAGGACTGGGAGCTGAGCGCCGGAGTCGCCCTGCTCGGCGGCGAGGGCCGCGCCCGGCACGTCTACGCGGTGCCCGGCGCCGCGAACGACGTCCTGACCTGCTGGCGCGAGGTGCTCGGCGAGCAGTTCTGGGTGGCCTCCCGCGACGAGGCCATCGCGGCGGGCTGGTTCGGCCCGCAGATCGACGAGCGGGTGTACGGCCGTATCGGCGACGTGGTCGCCGCCGCGCGCGACGACGTCCTGCTCATCGCCTCCGAGCGGGAGCCGAAGGAGTCGGCGATGGTCGGCAACCACGGTTCGATGACCCCCGCCGAGCAGCTGGTGCCGCTGCTCGAAGTACGCTCCTGA
- a CDS encoding thymidine kinase: MPELVFFSGTMDCGKSTLALQIEHNRSARGLQGMIFSRDDRAGEGKLSSRLGLVTDAVEVEDGQDLYAYLVDHLSQGGRADYVIADEAQFLAPEQIDQLARVVDDLGLDVYAFGITTDFRSKLFPGSQRLVELADRVEVLQVEALCWCGARATHNARTIGGVMVVEGAQVVVGDVTHSADEIGYEVLCRRHHRRRMTSATARAAALSPDVLPVSSS; this comes from the coding sequence ATGCCCGAGCTGGTGTTCTTCTCCGGAACGATGGACTGCGGGAAGTCGACGCTGGCTCTCCAGATCGAGCACAACCGCTCGGCGCGAGGCCTCCAGGGCATGATCTTCTCGCGTGACGACCGCGCCGGCGAGGGCAAGCTGTCCTCGCGCCTCGGTCTGGTCACGGACGCGGTGGAGGTCGAGGACGGCCAGGACCTCTACGCCTATCTCGTCGACCACCTCTCGCAGGGCGGCCGCGCGGACTACGTGATCGCCGACGAGGCGCAGTTCCTCGCGCCGGAGCAGATCGACCAACTCGCGCGTGTGGTCGACGACCTGGGCCTCGACGTCTACGCCTTCGGCATCACGACCGACTTCCGCTCCAAGCTGTTCCCCGGCTCCCAGCGGCTGGTGGAGCTGGCCGACCGGGTCGAGGTGCTCCAGGTCGAGGCCCTGTGCTGGTGCGGTGCCCGGGCCACGCACAACGCCCGCACGATAGGCGGCGTCATGGTCGTCGAGGGTGCCCAGGTGGTCGTCGGCGACGTCACCCACTCCGCCGACGAGATCGGCTACGAGGTCCTGTGCCGCCGCCACCACAGGCGCCGCATGACCTCGGCGACGGCCCGCGCGGCGGCCCTGTCCCCGGACGTGCTGCCGGTGTCGTCCTCCTGA
- a CDS encoding VOC family protein: protein MTDARESAGPNGARPARNAPGTPCWVSLMVHGPDATQEFYGTLFGWEFQPGPQQLGPYVRALLDGREVAGIGRLPPDRHLPIAWTPYFASDDADRTAETVRSCGGTIGVGPLDAADAGRLAIGSDPSGAVFGVWQAAGHLGTAVSGVPGTPAWNELLTFESATVAKFYRTVFGFQEEPVVSADLDYVILNLGSGPVAGIHGLGQALPRDRGPHWGTYFQVADVDDALDHLVHLGGHVLKPAHDTAHGRVATVADPEGARFALLQRQC, encoded by the coding sequence ATGACCGACGCACGGGAGTCCGCCGGCCCGAACGGCGCAAGACCGGCTCGGAACGCGCCCGGCACGCCCTGCTGGGTGAGCCTGATGGTGCACGGGCCGGACGCGACCCAGGAGTTCTACGGAACGCTGTTCGGCTGGGAGTTCCAGCCGGGCCCCCAGCAACTCGGCCCGTATGTACGGGCGCTGCTCGACGGGCGCGAGGTGGCGGGCATCGGCCGGCTGCCGCCGGACCGCCATCTGCCCATCGCGTGGACCCCCTACTTCGCCTCGGACGACGCCGACCGGACCGCCGAGACGGTGCGCAGCTGCGGCGGCACGATCGGTGTGGGCCCGCTGGACGCCGCCGACGCCGGCCGCTTGGCGATCGGCTCCGATCCCTCGGGGGCGGTCTTCGGCGTCTGGCAGGCCGCCGGGCACCTCGGCACGGCCGTCTCGGGCGTCCCCGGCACGCCTGCCTGGAACGAGCTGCTGACCTTCGAGTCGGCGACCGTCGCCAAGTTCTACCGGACGGTGTTCGGCTTCCAGGAGGAGCCGGTGGTGTCCGCCGACCTCGACTACGTGATCCTGAACCTCGGGAGCGGGCCCGTCGCCGGCATCCACGGGCTGGGGCAGGCCCTGCCCCGCGACCGGGGCCCGCACTGGGGGACGTACTTCCAGGTCGCCGACGTCGACGACGCTCTGGACCATCTTGTGCATCTTGGCGGGCACGTCCTCAAGCCGGCCCACGACACCGCGCACGGCCGGGTGGCGACGGTGGCGGATCCGGAGGGGGCGCGGTTCGCGCTGCTGCAACGGCAGTGCTGA
- a CDS encoding sulfurtransferase — protein sequence MNAIISTSDLASDLTGANPPVLLDVRWQLTAGKAAGEPPYDGRAAYEAGHLPGAVFVDLDRELASVPGKGGRHPLPDLTRFGAVMRRAGVSSRTPVVVYDGGQGWAAARAWWLLRWTGHPDVRVLDGGLPAWEGPLEKTVPTPAEGDFVPEPGAAGLLDADAAVALARSGVLLDARAGERYRGEVEPIDPVAGHIPGAVSAPTTENVGADGCFLAAEELRARFRGLGVTEGARVGVYCGSGVSAAHEVLALAVAGIPAELYVGSWSEWSSDPDRPVAVGPDPR from the coding sequence ATGAACGCCATCATCTCCACATCCGACCTCGCGAGCGATCTGACGGGGGCCAACCCGCCCGTCCTGCTCGATGTCCGCTGGCAGCTCACCGCCGGCAAGGCGGCAGGCGAGCCGCCGTACGACGGCCGGGCCGCGTACGAGGCAGGGCATCTTCCCGGGGCCGTCTTCGTCGACCTGGACCGGGAGTTGGCCTCGGTGCCGGGGAAGGGCGGCCGGCATCCGCTGCCCGACCTAACCCGCTTCGGCGCCGTGATGCGCCGGGCGGGCGTGTCGTCCAGGACACCGGTGGTCGTCTACGACGGAGGCCAGGGCTGGGCGGCGGCCCGGGCGTGGTGGCTGCTGCGCTGGACGGGTCACCCGGACGTGCGGGTCCTCGACGGCGGGTTGCCGGCCTGGGAGGGGCCGTTGGAGAAGACCGTGCCGACACCGGCCGAGGGCGACTTCGTGCCCGAGCCGGGGGCGGCCGGCCTGCTCGACGCCGACGCCGCCGTGGCGTTGGCGCGGTCCGGGGTGCTGCTGGACGCGCGGGCGGGGGAGCGGTACCGGGGGGAGGTGGAGCCGATCGATCCGGTGGCCGGGCACATCCCGGGAGCGGTGTCGGCGCCCACCACGGAGAACGTGGGGGCGGACGGGTGCTTCCTCGCCGCCGAGGAACTGCGCGCGCGTTTCAGGGGACTTGGCGTGACCGAAGGTGCGCGGGTCGGCGTGTACTGCGGGTCGGGGGTGTCCGCGGCCCACGAGGTCCTGGCGCTGGCGGTGGCGGGCATTCCGGCGGAGCTGTACGTGGGTTCGTGGTCGGAGTGGTCCTCGGACCCGGACCGGCCGGTGGCGGTGGGACCGGACCCCCGGTAA
- the sepH gene encoding septation protein SepH translates to MPELRVVAVSNDGTRLVLKAADSTEYTLPIDERLRAAVRGDRPRLGQIEIEVESHLRPRDIQARIRAGATAEEVAQLAGIPVDRVRRFEGPVLAERAFMAERARKTPVRRPGENSGPPLGEAVQERLLLRGAEKDTVQWDSWRRDDGTWEVLLVYRVAGEPHSASWTYDPPRRLVQAVDDEARMLIGESDDLAAPEPSFPFVPRIARLPRDRPLDRSGDRERLSLPAPASEPVEESTDERDSLTSLLEAVPSFRGDLVVPERPALEPEEEPVAEPEAEEPPAPAASAGSAYADVLMPRSVGSHRDRLIGATDRQAEADGVRPGRRAAVPSWDEIVFGTRRKKQE, encoded by the coding sequence ATGCCCGAACTGCGTGTCGTGGCCGTCTCGAATGACGGCACACGGCTGGTGCTGAAGGCTGCGGACAGCACGGAGTACACGCTTCCGATCGACGAACGGCTCCGCGCCGCCGTGCGCGGCGACCGTCCCCGCCTCGGCCAGATCGAGATCGAGGTGGAGAGCCACCTCCGCCCCCGCGACATCCAGGCGCGTATACGTGCCGGCGCGACCGCGGAAGAGGTCGCGCAACTGGCCGGCATCCCCGTCGACCGGGTCCGCCGCTTCGAGGGCCCGGTGCTCGCCGAGCGTGCGTTCATGGCCGAGCGGGCCCGCAAGACCCCGGTCCGCCGCCCCGGCGAGAACTCCGGTCCGCCGCTGGGCGAGGCCGTGCAGGAGCGGCTGCTGCTGCGCGGTGCCGAGAAGGACACCGTCCAGTGGGACTCGTGGCGTCGCGACGACGGCACGTGGGAAGTCCTGCTCGTCTACCGCGTCGCGGGCGAACCGCACTCGGCGAGCTGGACGTACGACCCGCCCCGTCGGCTCGTCCAGGCCGTCGACGACGAGGCGCGCATGCTCATCGGCGAGTCCGACGACCTGGCCGCGCCCGAGCCCAGCTTCCCGTTCGTCCCGCGGATCGCCCGGCTGCCGCGCGACCGGCCGCTGGACCGTTCCGGCGACCGGGAGCGGCTCAGCCTTCCGGCACCGGCGTCCGAGCCGGTGGAGGAGAGCACGGATGAGCGGGACTCGCTGACCAGCCTGCTGGAGGCGGTGCCGAGCTTCCGCGGCGACCTGGTGGTGCCGGAGCGCCCGGCACTTGAGCCCGAGGAGGAGCCCGTCGCCGAACCGGAGGCGGAGGAGCCCCCGGCTCCCGCCGCCTCGGCAGGTTCCGCCTACGCGGACGTCCTCATGCCGCGTTCCGTCGGCAGCCACCGCGACCGGCTCATCGGTGCCACCGACCGCCAGGCCGAGGCCGACGGCGTCCGGCCGGGCCGCAGAGCCGCCGTCCCGAGCTGGGACGAGATCGTGTTCGGGACGCGGCGCAAGAAGCAGGAGTAA
- a CDS encoding D-arabinono-1,4-lactone oxidase produces the protein MSSTANGKNGTWRNWGGNVSARPAREVTPASVDELAAAVRRAAEDGLKVKAVGTGHSFTSIAATDGVLIRPQLLTGIRDIDREAMTVTVEAGTPLKRLNVALAREGLSLTNMGDIMEQTVSGATSTGTHGTGRDSGSIAAQIKGLELVTADGSVLTCSEKENPDVFAAARIGLGALGIVTAITFAVEPVFLLTAREEPMPFDRVLSDFEELWAENEHFEFYWFPHTGNTNTKRNNRSAGPEKPVPQLQSLFEDEFLSNGVFQVANWVGRAVPATIPAIAQISSKALSARTYTDIPYKVFTSPRRVRFVEMEYAVPRAAVVEALRELKTMVDRSGLKVSFPVEVRTAPADDITLSTASGRDTAYIAVHMFQGTPYQRYFTAAERIFTAHDGRPHWGKVHGRDAEYFSRVYPRFAEFTALRDRLDPDRRFQNDYLRRVLGA, from the coding sequence TTGAGCAGCACAGCGAACGGAAAGAACGGCACGTGGCGTAACTGGGGCGGCAACGTCTCCGCGCGGCCCGCGCGGGAGGTCACCCCGGCCTCCGTCGACGAGCTGGCCGCCGCCGTGCGGCGGGCCGCCGAGGACGGCCTGAAGGTGAAGGCCGTCGGCACCGGGCACTCCTTCACGTCCATAGCGGCGACCGACGGTGTGTTGATCCGCCCTCAACTGTTGACCGGCATACGCGACATTGATCGCGAGGCCATGACCGTCACGGTGGAGGCCGGCACCCCGCTCAAGAGACTCAACGTGGCCCTGGCGCGCGAGGGACTGTCGCTGACGAACATGGGCGACATCATGGAGCAGACGGTCTCCGGTGCCACCAGTACCGGCACGCACGGCACGGGCCGCGACTCCGGCTCGATCGCCGCCCAGATCAAGGGCCTGGAACTGGTCACCGCCGACGGCTCGGTCCTCACCTGCTCCGAGAAGGAGAACCCGGACGTCTTCGCGGCCGCACGCATCGGCCTCGGTGCCCTGGGCATCGTCACCGCGATCACTTTCGCCGTGGAGCCGGTCTTCCTGCTCACAGCCCGCGAGGAGCCGATGCCGTTCGACAGGGTCCTCTCCGACTTCGAGGAACTCTGGGCCGAGAACGAGCACTTCGAGTTCTACTGGTTCCCGCACACCGGGAACACCAACACCAAGCGCAACAACCGCAGCGCGGGCCCGGAGAAGCCGGTGCCACAGCTCCAGAGCCTGTTCGAGGACGAGTTCCTCTCCAACGGGGTCTTCCAGGTGGCCAACTGGGTCGGCCGCGCGGTGCCCGCCACGATCCCCGCGATCGCCCAGATCTCCAGCAAGGCCCTGTCCGCGCGGACCTACACCGACATCCCCTACAAGGTCTTCACGTCTCCGCGCCGAGTGCGCTTCGTGGAGATGGAGTACGCCGTTCCGCGCGCGGCCGTCGTCGAGGCGCTGCGCGAGCTGAAGACGATGGTCGACCGCTCCGGCCTGAAGGTCAGTTTCCCCGTGGAGGTGCGCACCGCTCCGGCCGACGACATCACGCTGTCCACCGCCTCGGGCCGGGACACCGCGTACATCGCCGTCCACATGTTCCAGGGCACGCCCTACCAGCGGTACTTCACCGCGGCCGAGCGGATCTTCACCGCCCACGACGGGCGCCCGCACTGGGGCAAGGTGCACGGCAGGGACGCCGAGTACTTCTCCCGGGTGTATCCGCGCTTCGCCGAGTTCACGGCGCTGCGGGACCGTCTCGACCCTGATCGGCGGTTCCAGAACGACTACTTGCGGAGGGTTCTGGGGGCGTAG
- a CDS encoding MFS transporter, with protein sequence MPSPYRALFAAPGSKGFSAAGFLGRMPLSMMGIGVVTMVSQLTGRYGLAGALSATIALAAAAAGPQVSRLVDQYGQRRVLRPATLISLTAAAVLLFAAHHGWPDWVLYVACVGIGCVPSVGAMIRARWAALYRGTPQLHTAYSLESVVDEVCFIFGPIISIGLSTAWFPEAGPLLAACFLAVGVFWLTAQRATEPKPHPREHRGGGTAMRSPGLQVLVATFVATGAIFGAVDVVTVAFADEQGHKAAASIVLALYAAGSCVAGMVFGLLHFAGAPERRWLLGVCAMAVSMIPLLLVGNLPFLAVALFVAGLSIAPTMITTMSLIEEHVPRAQLTEGMTWVSTGLAVGVALGSSAAGWVIDAAGARAGYGVPAVAGAVAVAVSFLGFRRLKRPATGRGGSVEQHSERKERHVA encoded by the coding sequence GTGCCCAGCCCCTACCGCGCCCTGTTCGCCGCCCCCGGCTCCAAGGGTTTCTCCGCCGCGGGCTTCCTCGGCCGAATGCCGCTGTCGATGATGGGCATCGGCGTCGTGACGATGGTCTCCCAGCTCACCGGGCGGTACGGCCTGGCCGGTGCCCTGTCGGCCACCATCGCGCTGGCGGCGGCGGCGGCCGGACCGCAGGTGTCGCGGCTGGTGGACCAGTACGGACAGCGGCGGGTGCTGCGGCCGGCGACGCTGATCTCGCTGACCGCGGCGGCCGTCCTGCTGTTCGCGGCGCACCACGGGTGGCCGGACTGGGTGCTGTACGTGGCGTGCGTCGGCATCGGCTGCGTACCGAGCGTCGGCGCGATGATCCGGGCCCGCTGGGCGGCCCTGTACCGGGGCACGCCGCAGTTGCACACCGCGTACTCCCTGGAGTCCGTGGTGGACGAGGTGTGCTTCATCTTCGGGCCGATCATCTCCATCGGTCTGTCCACGGCCTGGTTCCCGGAGGCCGGTCCGCTGCTCGCCGCCTGCTTCCTGGCCGTCGGCGTCTTCTGGCTGACCGCGCAGCGCGCCACCGAGCCGAAGCCGCACCCGCGCGAGCACCGCGGTGGGGGCACGGCCATGCGCTCGCCGGGCCTTCAGGTCCTGGTGGCCACCTTCGTGGCGACCGGGGCGATCTTCGGGGCGGTCGACGTGGTCACCGTGGCCTTCGCCGACGAGCAGGGGCACAAGGCCGCCGCGAGCATCGTCCTCGCCCTGTACGCGGCCGGTTCCTGCGTGGCGGGCATGGTGTTCGGACTGCTGCACTTCGCCGGGGCGCCGGAACGCCGGTGGCTGCTGGGCGTGTGTGCCATGGCCGTGAGTATGATCCCCCTCCTACTGGTCGGGAACTTGCCGTTTCTGGCCGTGGCGCTGTTCGTTGCGGGTCTGTCCATCGCTCCGACGATGATCACGACGATGTCCCTCATCGAAGAGCACGTACCACGCGCGCAGCTCACCGAGGGCATGACCTGGGTGAGCACCGGGCTCGCGGTGGGGGTCGCGCTCGGCTCCTCCGCGGCCGGCTGGGTGATCGACGCGGCCGGGGCGCGTGCCGGGTACGGGGTTCCGGCGGTGGCCGGGGCCGTCGCGGTCGCGGTGAGTTTCCTCGGATTCCGTCGGCTCAAGCGGCCGGCTACGGGTCGGGGAGGCTCCGTTGAGCAGCACAGCGAACGGAAAGAACGGCACGTGGCGTAA